In Populus nigra chromosome 1, ddPopNigr1.1, whole genome shotgun sequence, one genomic interval encodes:
- the LOC133689314 gene encoding pentatricopeptide repeat-containing protein At1g79080, chloroplastic-like, producing the protein MATLVNSVSPLTNPSPETLRTSCGLFSNVPNFHSFSHNKGFTRVLASTQITISPKDSVWTLSNWKVGRKDTRNRDIRLNDAFFHLEFIVRKGHKPDVAQATQLLYDLCKSNKMKKATRVMEMTIESGIIPDAASYTFLVNNLCKRGNIGYAMQLVEKMEENGCPTNTVTYNSLVRGLCKHGNLNQSLQLLDKLMRKGLVPNEFTHSFLLEAAYKERGVDEAMKLLDGIIAKGGKPNLVSYNVLLTGLCKEGRTEEAIQFFRDLPSKGFNPNVVSCNIILRSLCCEGRWEEANELLAEMDSEERSPSLVTYNILIGSLASHGRIQHAFQVLDEMMRASFQPSAATFNPIISHLCKEGKADLVVKCLDQMIHHSCNPNDGTFNAIAVLCEGGRVQRAFSIIQSLGNKQNSSTHDFYRGVISSLCRKGNTYPAFQLLYEMIQSGFVPDPYTYSSLIRGLCVEGMLDEALEIFRLLEENDYRPILGNFNALILGFCKSGRTDLSLEIFEMMVLKGYTPNETTYTILVEGIAHEEEKELAAEVLKELYIRQVMRRNTVERLVMQYDLKGLPV; encoded by the coding sequence ATGGCAACTCTGGTGAATTCAGTGTCTCCTTTAACAAACCCTTCTCCGGAGACTCTAAGAACATCTTGTGGGTTATTCTCTAATGTCCCAAATTTCCATTCTTTTTCGCATAACAAAGGTTTCACTAGAGTTTTGGCATCAACCCAGATTACAATTTCCCCTAAAGACTCTGTTTGGACACTGTCCAATTGGAAGGTTGGTAGGAAGGACACAAGAAATAGGGATATTAGGCTCAATGAtgctttttttcatttggaGTTTATTGTTAGAAAGGGTCATAAACCTGATGTTGCTCAAGCAACACAGCTGTTGTATGATTTGTGCAAGTCGAATAAGATGAAGAAAGCGACGAGGGTGATGGAAATGACGATTGAGTCTGGTATTATTCCTGATGCAGCTTCTTATACTTTTTTGGTTAACAATTTGTGTAAGAGAGGGAATATTGGGTATGCAATGCAGTTAGTTGAGAAAATGGAGGAAAATGGCTGTCCAACCAATACGGTAACCTATAATTCGCTTGTTAGAGGGCTTTGCAAGCATGGAAACTTGAATCAAAGCTTGCAGTTACTAGATAAGCTGATGCGAAAGGGGTTGGTCCCGAATGAATTCACTCATTCTTTCTTGCTAGAAGCAGCTTACAAGGAGAGAGGTGTGGATGAAGCGATGAAGCTTTTGGATGGGATAATTGCAAAGGGCGGGAAGCCTAACTTGGTTAGTTACAATGTTTTATTAACTGGATTGTGCAAGGAAGGTAGGACGGAAGAGGCAATTCAGTTCTTCAGGGATTTGCCATCAAAGGGATTTAATCCGAATGTTGTGAGCTGTAATATTATACTGAGGAGCTTGTGCTGTGAAGGAAGATGGGAAGAGGCAAACGAGCTTCTAGCTGAAATGGACTCGGAGGAGCGTTCACCATCTCTGGTCACATACAATATACTAATTGGTTCACTTGCCTCCCATGGCAGGATTCAACATGCATTTCAGGTTTTGGATGAAATGATGAGGGCATCATTTCAGCCCTCTGCCGCAACCTTCAATCCtataatttctcatctttgcaAAGAGGGGAAGGCAGACCTTGTGGTTAAGTGTCTAGATCAAATGATTCATCACAGCTGTAATCCCAATGATGGAACGTTTAATGCCATTGCTGTGCTCTGTGAGGGGGGAAGGGTGCAACGGGCATTCTCCATAATTCAAAGCTTGGGTAATAAGCAAAATTCATCTACCCATGACTTCTACAGAGGTGTGATTTCGAGCTTGTGTAGAAAAGGGAACACATATCCAGCATTTCAGCTTTTATACGAGATGATACAGTCTGGATTTGTTCCTGATCCTTATACCTATTCATCTTTGATTAGAGGATTGTGTGTTGAGGGAATGCTAGATGAGGCCTTGGAGATTTTCAGGCTATTGGAAGAAAATGACTATAGGCCTATTCTTGGCAATTTCAATGCTCTTATACTTGGGTTTTGTAAATCTGGTAGAACAGATTTGTCCTTGGAGATTTTTGAGATGATGGTTTTGAAAGGATACACACCTAATGAAACAACTTATACTATTTTAGTAGAAGGGATTGCccatgaagaagaaaaggagctgGCAGCAGAAGTTTTAAAAGAGTTGTACATTAGACAAGTCATGAGACGAAATACAGTAGAAAGACTTGTTATGCAATACGACCTCAAGGGTTTACCGGTATAA